Proteins co-encoded in one Haladaptatus sp. ZSTT2 genomic window:
- a CDS encoding CPBP family intramembrane glutamic endopeptidase, giving the protein MAVRSPTPVRHLGGALLITAGAFVLSVALSLPALFISAETLLGFTIIVILSELGFAAAAGVFLVVAHHRLDYFNLHWPARRGYVAIVAGTVGLLVFRYLSLLLIFALGLPVAGNAIVDPALDGFRDTLLVLVPLSILVIGPAEELLFRGVLQRYLTESFSTASAIALTSLLFTLAHVPTSLLATPDPLAVGVAGAVLFGISVLLGVLYDRTQNLVIPMLVHGLYDAVLFGTAYVVLGF; this is encoded by the coding sequence ATGGCAGTCCGTTCACCAACTCCCGTGAGACACCTCGGTGGCGCGCTCCTCATCACCGCCGGGGCGTTCGTCCTCAGCGTGGCGCTCTCGTTGCCTGCGCTCTTTATCTCAGCGGAGACGCTTCTCGGGTTCACGATTATCGTCATCCTCTCTGAACTCGGCTTTGCAGCGGCTGCAGGCGTGTTCCTCGTGGTCGCCCACCACCGCCTCGACTACTTCAACCTCCACTGGCCAGCGCGACGCGGGTACGTCGCCATCGTCGCCGGGACGGTGGGCCTGCTCGTCTTCCGATACCTTTCGTTGCTCCTCATCTTCGCCCTCGGCCTTCCCGTCGCGGGAAACGCCATCGTTGACCCCGCCCTCGACGGGTTTCGCGACACGTTGCTCGTGTTGGTTCCCCTCTCGATTTTGGTGATTGGTCCGGCCGAGGAATTGCTGTTTCGCGGCGTTCTCCAGCGGTATCTCACCGAGTCGTTCAGCACGGCGAGCGCCATCGCGCTCACGAGTCTGTTGTTCACCCTCGCCCACGTCCCAACGTCACTTCTCGCCACGCCCGACCCACTCGCTGTGGGCGTCGCGGGCGCGGTGCTGTTCGGGATTTCCGTCCTCCTCGGCGTTCTCTACGACCGCACGCAAAATCTCGTCATCCCGATGCTAGTTCATGGACTGTACGACGCGGTTCTGTTCGGGACGGCGTACGTGGTGCTCGGGTTCTAA
- a CDS encoding type 1 glutamine amidotransferase yields the protein MTRLRFALLNAAHDDTDTKRNFRREVDADLVEFHATEGRLPDSFDFDGFLVTGSRSSVYWDEAWIQPLKDWAREAVDRGLPALGVCYGHQLLADVLGGTVEGMGAYEIGYREITHLDNTPLFAGIDEHFLSFTSHQDAVTELPPGATRTAENDYGVHGFQLGDSFGVQFHPEYDMETARLLTESKDLTDEKRAEVMGGITEENYARAQQAKLVFENFCDYVREVKDIPRAPARR from the coding sequence ATGACTCGGCTTCGATTCGCCCTTTTAAACGCCGCTCACGACGACACGGACACGAAGCGCAACTTCCGGCGCGAAGTGGACGCAGACCTCGTGGAGTTTCACGCCACCGAAGGCAGACTGCCGGACAGCTTTGACTTCGATGGCTTTCTCGTGACCGGGTCGCGCTCGTCTGTGTACTGGGACGAAGCGTGGATTCAACCCCTCAAAGACTGGGCGCGCGAAGCCGTAGACCGGGGCCTGCCCGCCCTCGGCGTCTGTTACGGCCACCAACTGCTCGCCGACGTGCTCGGCGGCACCGTCGAAGGGATGGGCGCCTATGAAATCGGGTATCGAGAGATCACGCACCTCGACAACACGCCGCTGTTTGCGGGGATCGATGAGCACTTTCTCTCGTTCACCTCACATCAAGACGCCGTCACGGAACTCCCACCCGGCGCAACGCGCACCGCAGAGAACGACTACGGCGTCCACGGCTTCCAGTTGGGCGACAGCTTCGGCGTCCAGTTCCACCCCGAATACGATATGGAGACGGCGAGACTGCTCACCGAGAGCAAAGACCTGACCGACGAGAAGCGCGCCGAGGTCATGGGTGGCATCACCGAGGAAAACTACGCCCGCGCCCAGCAGGCGAAACTCGTCTTCGAGAACTTCTGTGACTACGTCCGCGAGGTCAAGGACATCCCGCGCGCACCGGCCCGTCGGTAG
- a CDS encoding alpha/beta fold hydrolase, with product MEVTTADGTTLVSNIAGSGETVALVGDAGYGAWQWGWQHAALTGPFETLVYDHRGTGRSDVPPGPYTVETLADDLESVLKAHDVRKAHLVGAGLGGMVALDYARRYSRARSLCLIGTAANGGDIDTTPLAAPRDDPAALRASLRNALSPDFFSEQDTTIDQLVEWRTEDATQAGWAAQQAAIEAFDAGALYEITLPALVCHGTADAVWPVSGGEQLAEGLPKGDFFPLSGAGHLCHVEHSRVVNDEVLGFLEAR from the coding sequence ATGGAAGTCACCACCGCAGACGGCACGACGCTCGTCTCCAACATCGCCGGGAGCGGCGAGACGGTCGCGCTCGTCGGCGACGCTGGCTACGGCGCGTGGCAGTGGGGCTGGCAGCACGCCGCCCTGACCGGGCCGTTCGAAACGCTCGTGTACGACCACCGCGGGACGGGGCGCTCGGATGTGCCGCCCGGCCCCTACACGGTCGAAACGCTCGCAGACGACCTTGAATCGGTGTTGAAAGCCCACGACGTGCGGAAAGCCCACCTCGTCGGCGCGGGTCTTGGGGGGATGGTCGCACTCGACTACGCCCGGCGCTACTCGCGGGCGCGGTCACTGTGTCTGATTGGGACGGCCGCGAACGGTGGGGACATCGACACGACGCCGCTTGCTGCGCCGCGCGACGACCCGGCGGCGCTCCGAGCGTCGCTCAGGAACGCGCTGTCGCCCGACTTCTTCAGTGAGCAAGACACCACCATCGACCAGTTGGTCGAGTGGCGCACAGAAGACGCGACGCAAGCGGGGTGGGCCGCCCAGCAGGCCGCCATCGAGGCGTTCGATGCGGGCGCGCTCTACGAAATCACGCTCCCGGCGCTTGTCTGCCACGGGACCGCCGACGCGGTGTGGCCCGTCTCAGGAGGCGAACAACTGGCCGAGGGCTTGCCGAAGGGCGACTTTTTCCCGCTCTCCGGCGCGGGCCACCTCTGTCACGTCGAGCACTCACGGGTCGTCAACGACGAGGTGCTCGGTTTTCTCGAAGCACGATAA
- the alaS gene encoding alanine--tRNA ligase — translation MSDLEAEYRLEYFETEDFHRLECSECGAHFWTRDGSRETCGEPPCAEYSFIDNPGFDGEYTLEEMREAFLSFFETNDHTRIDPYPVAANRWRDDVLLTQASIYDFQPLVTSGQTPPPANPLTISQPCIRMQDIDNVGKTGRHTMAFEMMAHHAFNAKEEAGDKYAYEGEVYWKSETVEYCDKFFESLGVDPVEITYIEDPWVGGGNAGPAFEVIFKGVELATLVFMSLEQDPEGDYEMKDGNTYSEMDTYIVDTGYGLERWTWVSQGTPTVYEAVYPDMIAFLKENAGIELTAEQEDIVHRAAKLAGHMDIDEAEDMESARDNIAEHIGVSTTELTELMEPLEDIYAIADHCRTLAYMLGDGIVPSNVSTGYLTRMVLRRTKRLVDNVGIDAPLDELVDMQAERLGYRNRDTIRDIVRTEVEKYRETLERGGRRVRQLAEEYAARGEAIPTRELIELYDSHGIQPDMVEEIALDVGADVNVPDDFYSLVASRHGGEQAFEDEDEREESAEDRLAELPKTDRLYYEDQQRTEFEAVVIDVFEREDGYDVVLDQTMFYPEGGGQPADRGSLSTDDVSVEVTDVQIVDGVVLHRTDDDPGKGEFVRGQVDTTRRRRLMRHHTATHVVIHAARKVLGEHIRQAGAQKGLTSSRIDVTHYNRITREQVKEIERLANEIVMDNTPVKQEWPDRHDAESKHGFDLYQGGIPPGENIRLIYVADDVQACGGTHVARTGDIGAIKILTTERVQDGVERLVFAAGDAAIEATQENEDSLYEAADIFDVSPDEVPATAARFFEEWKGRGKQIEDLKEQLAEIRASGGAGGEEVELGDGAVAIVQRIDADMDELRATANALAEDGKIAVLGSGASGAQFVVAVPNGVDVNAGEVVGELARRVGGGGGGPADFAQGGGPDADKLDDALDEAPEVLKSVLNA, via the coding sequence ATGAGCGACCTCGAAGCGGAGTATCGTCTCGAATATTTCGAGACGGAGGACTTCCACCGACTGGAGTGCTCTGAGTGCGGGGCGCACTTCTGGACGCGAGATGGGTCTCGCGAGACCTGTGGTGAGCCGCCGTGTGCTGAGTACAGTTTCATCGACAACCCCGGGTTCGACGGCGAATACACCTTAGAGGAGATGCGCGAGGCGTTTCTCTCGTTTTTCGAGACGAACGACCACACGCGCATCGACCCCTATCCCGTCGCCGCGAACCGCTGGCGAGACGACGTGCTGTTGACCCAAGCATCAATCTACGACTTCCAGCCACTCGTCACGAGCGGGCAGACGCCGCCACCGGCGAACCCGCTCACGATTAGCCAGCCGTGCATCCGGATGCAGGACATCGACAACGTGGGCAAGACGGGCCGCCACACGATGGCGTTCGAGATGATGGCCCACCACGCCTTCAACGCCAAAGAGGAGGCGGGCGACAAGTACGCCTACGAGGGCGAAGTGTACTGGAAATCCGAGACGGTCGAGTACTGCGACAAGTTCTTCGAATCGCTCGGCGTCGACCCCGTCGAGATCACCTACATCGAAGACCCGTGGGTTGGCGGCGGCAACGCCGGACCGGCGTTCGAAGTCATCTTCAAGGGCGTCGAACTCGCCACGCTCGTCTTCATGTCCTTAGAACAGGACCCGGAGGGCGACTACGAGATGAAAGACGGCAACACGTACTCCGAGATGGACACGTACATCGTGGACACCGGGTACGGCTTAGAGCGCTGGACGTGGGTCAGTCAGGGCACGCCGACGGTGTACGAAGCCGTCTACCCCGACATGATTGCGTTCCTCAAAGAGAACGCGGGCATCGAACTCACCGCAGAACAAGAGGACATCGTCCACCGCGCCGCGAAGCTCGCGGGGCACATGGACATCGACGAGGCAGAGGACATGGAGTCCGCCCGCGACAACATCGCAGAGCACATCGGCGTCTCCACGACCGAACTGACCGAGTTGATGGAGCCGTTAGAGGACATCTACGCCATCGCCGACCACTGTCGGACGCTCGCGTACATGCTCGGCGACGGCATCGTCCCCTCGAACGTCTCGACGGGCTACCTGACGCGCATGGTGCTGCGGCGCACCAAACGCCTCGTGGACAACGTCGGCATCGACGCGCCGTTAGACGAACTCGTGGATATGCAGGCAGAACGCCTCGGCTACCGCAACCGCGACACCATCCGCGACATCGTCCGGACGGAAGTCGAGAAGTACCGCGAGACGCTCGAACGCGGCGGTCGCCGGGTTCGCCAGCTCGCAGAAGAGTACGCAGCGCGCGGCGAGGCCATCCCGACGCGCGAACTCATCGAACTGTACGACTCCCACGGCATCCAGCCGGACATGGTCGAAGAGATTGCCCTTGACGTCGGGGCAGACGTGAACGTCCCAGATGACTTCTACAGCCTCGTGGCCTCGCGCCACGGCGGCGAGCAGGCCTTCGAGGACGAAGACGAGCGAGAAGAATCGGCAGAAGACCGCCTCGCCGAACTGCCGAAAACAGACCGTCTGTACTACGAAGACCAACAGCGCACCGAGTTCGAAGCCGTCGTCATCGACGTGTTCGAGCGCGAAGACGGCTACGACGTCGTCTTAGACCAGACGATGTTCTACCCCGAAGGCGGGGGCCAGCCAGCAGACCGCGGGTCGCTCTCGACCGACGACGTGAGCGTCGAAGTCACCGACGTGCAAATCGTCGATGGCGTCGTCCTGCATCGCACCGACGACGACCCCGGCAAGGGCGAATTCGTCCGCGGGCAGGTCGATACGACCCGTCGCCGCCGGCTGATGCGCCACCACACCGCGACCCACGTCGTGATTCACGCCGCGCGCAAGGTGCTCGGCGAGCACATCCGACAGGCCGGAGCGCAGAAGGGACTCACCTCCTCGCGCATCGACGTGACCCACTACAACCGCATCACGCGCGAGCAGGTCAAGGAAATCGAACGCCTCGCGAACGAAATCGTGATGGACAACACGCCGGTCAAACAGGAGTGGCCAGACCGCCACGACGCAGAGAGCAAACACGGCTTCGACCTGTATCAAGGCGGCATCCCACCGGGTGAGAACATCCGTCTCATCTACGTCGCAGACGACGTGCAGGCGTGCGGTGGCACCCACGTCGCTCGAACCGGCGACATCGGGGCCATCAAGATTCTCACCACCGAGCGCGTCCAAGACGGGGTCGAGCGCCTCGTGTTCGCCGCCGGTGACGCCGCCATCGAGGCGACCCAGGAGAACGAAGATTCGCTCTACGAAGCCGCAGACATCTTCGACGTGAGCCCCGACGAAGTGCCCGCGACCGCAGCGCGCTTTTTCGAGGAGTGGAAGGGCCGCGGCAAGCAGATAGAGGACTTGAAAGAACAGCTCGCCGAGATTCGCGCCAGCGGCGGTGCGGGCGGCGAGGAAGTCGAACTGGGCGACGGCGCGGTCGCCATCGTCCAGCGCATCGACGCCGACATGGACGAACTCCGCGCGACCGCGAACGCCCTCGCAGAAGACGGGAAGATTGCCGTCCTCGGCAGTGGCGCGTCGGGTGCACAGTTCGTCGTCGCCGTCCCCAACGGCGTGGACGTGAACGCCGGTGAGGTCGTTGGCGAACTCGCCCGTCGCGTCGGCGGTGGCGGTGGCGGCCCCGCAGACTTCGCCCAAGGGGGCGGCCCAGACGCCGACAAGCTGGACGACGCCTTAGACGAGGCTCCCGAAGTCCTGAAAAGCGTCCTGAACGCGTAA
- a CDS encoding TspO/MBR family protein, protein MDVSHSSLPVRRPYSTLAGAILGAELLGALGTVFTASQINTWYATLAKPAFNPPNWVFGPVWTTLFALMGAGAWLVWRGGFHRRAVRVALAAFALQFALNIGWSAAFFGLESPFLGLVTIAALWAAIVATIALFDRVDRRAALLLVPYLLWVSFAALLNYEIWRLN, encoded by the coding sequence ATGGACGTCTCTCACTCGTCGCTCCCGGTCCGACGCCCGTACAGCACCCTCGCCGGAGCGATTCTCGGCGCAGAACTCCTCGGCGCGCTCGGAACCGTGTTCACCGCGTCGCAAATCAACACGTGGTACGCAACCCTCGCCAAACCTGCGTTCAACCCGCCAAACTGGGTGTTTGGCCCGGTCTGGACGACGCTCTTTGCGCTCATGGGCGCTGGCGCGTGGCTCGTCTGGCGCGGCGGCTTCCACAGACGTGCCGTGCGCGTCGCCCTCGCCGCGTTCGCCCTCCAGTTTGCGCTCAATATCGGGTGGTCTGCGGCGTTCTTCGGCCTCGAATCGCCGTTTCTCGGGCTGGTCACCATCGCCGCGCTCTGGGCGGCCATCGTCGCCACCATCGCGCTGTTCGACCGCGTCGACCGCCGCGCGGCGCTGTTGCTCGTGCCCTATCTGCTCTGGGTGTCGTTCGCCGCGCTCCTCAACTACGAAATCTGGCGGCTCAACTAG